TTATAATCTCTAACAGCACCTATATGTAGCTGTGTCACCCAATTACTTTTTGCATTCATTTCACCAAATTTAACTAAGATATAAGCCTTATAATCTTTAACTTCTTTCTCACTAAGTTCTTCACCATTATAAGCCTTTTCATGAATTGAAGCAGCAATAGCATCTTCAACAAAGTAAGAGTAAGGTTCTAAGATACCATGGTCACTGGCTCTACAAGCATTTTCAACAAAGAAATCATGTGACTTTTGCATAGCTGATAAAAATGAATTTAAATCAGAAGTATCTTCATCAAAACGCTCACCCATCTTATCCACAAAATCCTTCCAGCTATCTTTTTCTATATTCATAGCCTTATCAGGTCTCCAGGTAGGTAAAATACTAACACCTTCTATTTCAGATTTTGCTTTTTGATGGTCTTCTAAAAGTGAAAAGGGCTCATCAGTAGTACACATAACCTTAACATTCATAGCTTTCAATAAGGATACTGGTTTCATAGCATCAGTTGCCAATGCAGACTTTGTTTTTTCCCAGATTAATTCAGCTGTATGTTCAGAAATAAGCTCATCAATACCAAATCTCCTTTTCAGATCCAGATGAATCCACTCATATGTAGGATTTCCAGCTATCTCAGGAAAAACTTTAGCTAAAGCCAACCATTTCTCTTTATTACTAGCCTTACCTGTAATTTTTTCTTCAGGTACTCCTCTCTTTCTCATCATTTCC
This genomic stretch from Halanaerobiaceae bacterium ANBcell28 harbors:
- the uxaC gene encoding glucuronate isomerase, yielding MAFLDENYLLENESAKKLYEQVKDLPILDAHNHGDVEEIVVNKGWSDIWEVEAATDHYVWEMMRKRGVPEEKITGKASNKEKWLALAKVFPEIAGNPTYEWIHLDLKRRFGIDELISEHTAELIWEKTKSALATDAMKPVSLLKAMNVKVMCTTDEPFSLLEDHQKAKSEIEGVSILPTWRPDKAMNIEKDSWKDFVDKMGERFDEDTSDLNSFLSAMQKSHDFFVENACRASDHGILEPYSYFVEDAIAASIHEKAYNGEELSEKEVKDYKAYILVKFGEMNAKSNWVTQLHIGAVRDYNDTLFEALGPDTGGDLSTNNIEIVENLKYLLNKLEGSKVVLYCLDPNHWPTLATISRAFAHVSLGAAWWFNDSPHGMEEQLKYISTVDLLANFAGMVSDSRKLISYGSRMEMFRRSMCNAIGKMVERGQIPFHVASDLASGLSYNQAKELFFS